The window TGGCCAGAGAGCCCGAGCTTCAACGATGACGGGATGACGGAAATCCCTACCGGGTGGAAGGGACTTTGCCAACAAGGACCAGATTTCAATTCATCACTATGCAACAAGAAACTCATCGGAGCCAGATTTTTCGATGCAGCATCTCGGGCAGAAGATCCAGAGAGATTCTTTATTTCGGCTAGGGACACCGATGGCCACGGCACCCACGTCGCGTCCATAGCTGCAGGGAATTTTGTGAACAACGTCTCCTACTTCGGATATGCCCCTGGAACTGCAAGGGGAGTTGCCCCAAGAGCTAGGATTGCAGCATACAAGACCGGGAGCAATGATGCCGACACATTAGCCTGCATCGACCAGGCCGTCGCAGATGGTGTCCATATTATATCCATATCCTTACGATACGAAGCAGCCACTCTGTTTGACAATCCAATCGCAACAGCTACCTTCGGTGCCAGGGAAAAGGGGATCGTCGTTTGTAAATCCGCGGGAAACACAGGCTACAGCATAGCCACAATTATAAACGGGATCCCTTGGGAGATTGTGGTGGCATCCGGGACCATTGACCGATGGTTTGCAGGGACGATCACACTCGGAAACGGCAAAACCATCACGGGATTTACCATGTTTCCAGCAAGGGCCTCTGTCATCAACTTGCCTCTCATCTATAACCAGACCCTCTCTGTCTGCAACTCTAGTGAAGCATTGTCACAGTCGAATCTACGCCGAATCATCGTCTGCAGTGTTAGTGACGACGACCAAACAATCACAGAAGGAACTGAAAGTTTCTTTTTCACAATGCACTATCTGATCGGTTCCAACGTTGCAGCAGCTGTCATAATTTCAGAAGATACGAGCTTACTCCGTTCTACATACTTTCCTTTCCCGGGGACCGTGATCAGCCGAGAACAAGCTGTAGAATTGATCGAGTACGCAACCACCAGTGCCTCACCAACTGCAACCATAGATTTCCAGCAAACAATAATCGGGCCGAATCTTCCACGGGGCGTGCCAGCTCCAGCCCTATCAGGATCCTCATCCAGAGGCCCCTCCCAGACCTACCAGGAGATCCTGAAGCCCGACATTATGGCGCCGGGAGTGCTAATTCTAGGCGCGTACAGTCCTATCGGCCCTGGTTCACAAGTTGGAGACAAGTTCTTCCTATCAACGGATTACGCTCTAGTGTCCGGCACATCGATGGCCGCCCCTCACATCTCTGGGGTCGCGGCCCTTTTAAAGGCCGCGCACCCAGAGTGGAGCCCGGCAGCTATACAGTCCGCGATGATGACAACTGCAAATCATCTCGACGCGACAAAACAGCCAATCAAGCAGGCGGGATTTAACCCTCCGAGTGATGCTTCCCCACTGGGGATTGGGTCGGGTCAGGTGGATCCGAACCGGGCGCTTGATCCAGGTCTTGTCTACGACCACACGGCGCAAGACCTGGCGGATCTAGTGTGCTCGATGAATTTCAGCCGCGAGCAGATCCGGGCGATCATAAGGTCGAGCTACAATTGCTCGAGGCCGTCGCCTGATCTGAACTACCCTTCTTTCATAGCGCTGTATAACTTTGACCAGAGAGGAGTGACGTTGACCAGAAGGTTCAAGCGGACTGTGACGAATGTTGGGAGTGGCGCGGCTACGTATAGAATGAAACTCGAGAAACCGGAGAATACGACGGTGACGGTATCGCGGAGGACTCTGGTTTTCAAGAAGAAATATGAGAAGCAGAGGTATTCGTTGAGCATTCGGTATACGGGAGATATTGAGACGGGGGTTAGACATGGGTCGCTGACGTGGATCGAGGAGACCGGCAAGTATGTTGTAAGAAGTCCGATTGTCATTTCCGGCGGAGTTGATAATTACGGCTAGTTTTTGTAACATTgctttctcttttcttttatgtgGCTGTTATGTGGTTTCCTATTAAATGAGATTCGCCTTGtgtaacaaatttttttgaaattgaatcaGAATTCAACTCTTTAAAATTACATTCTAGATAAAACGGATCATTCCTCAATTTATTGGAATGGCCTTGACATTTAAATCACATTTGTATAATAGTAACAAATTTAACTACGGCGGTCAAAGCTTTGTGTCCTAATACCTACGTCCTGAAACATGTTAGCATCCGCATCCATGCTCTTGCCAAAAGCAGGGATATAGGTCCGGATCCACCTTTATTCGTTTTTTAATTCCCCATTTTTCTGAAGAAGCACAACATCCATATTTTTACTCTTCCGCAAGAGTATGGTCAAGAGTCACaccattatattattcaatttaaatacttcaattattaaaattattttcacaatattaaaatgcaataaaaatacccaaaatactattacaaattactaaaaaattaaaaattacataattaaaatcctaaaatttaaaaatacataattaaattcataatcaatttttttttgaagtatgaatgagagataatttgatgtaaagaatggatgatgaatgtgggtatttatagatgattttgggacaaaaaaaatttaaaataaataattttttttgaaaaaaaggcTATATTTCTGGGAAtcccaaaatatatttttttcttttttttttcggattattttcgatttttatgaatttaaaaaaaaattaacagaaTAAAACGAGCTCAATTAGGAGGCGCCATGTAGGTGTGCTCTTCGGCACAGCGGTGCTCTTGCTATTGAGCGTGTCCGTGCCGTCGGCAAGAGCACAACGGCGAGTATGGTACTCGCCACGGCGACGGCACGACGACTGCTCTTCCCCAAGAACACCGCTGCggatactactattttctacttatcattattttcattatcacaaattattagtaataaaattatattgaaaagaaaatcttTTATAATACTCCTCCCTCTGTCTTATAGAAATAagtcatatttccttttttgcccgtttcataaaaatagtccatatttatttatgataatctttttttcttttcttttactttatcatttataagCTCCACCATtcactacacaatttcaactactttttttct is drawn from Salvia hispanica cultivar TCC Black 2014 chromosome 6, UniMelb_Shisp_WGS_1.0, whole genome shotgun sequence and contains these coding sequences:
- the LOC125197537 gene encoding subtilisin-like protease SBT3, with translation MQFPFSVSLILFSCLVWSNHASSKRSTYIIHMDKPSMPKAFSTHHYWYSSLLKSATSAEAKLIYTYDHAFHGFSAVMSIDELQALKKSEGFVSASVSKAVTPDTTHSVNFLGLSTATGLWPASHYGKDVIIGIIDGGIWPESPSFNDDGMTEIPTGWKGLCQQGPDFNSSLCNKKLIGARFFDAASRAEDPERFFISARDTDGHGTHVASIAAGNFVNNVSYFGYAPGTARGVAPRARIAAYKTGSNDADTLACIDQAVADGVHIISISLRYEAATLFDNPIATATFGAREKGIVVCKSAGNTGYSIATIINGIPWEIVVASGTIDRWFAGTITLGNGKTITGFTMFPARASVINLPLIYNQTLSVCNSSEALSQSNLRRIIVCSVSDDDQTITEGTESFFFTMHYLIGSNVAAAVIISEDTSLLRSTYFPFPGTVISREQAVELIEYATTSASPTATIDFQQTIIGPNLPRGVPAPALSGSSSRGPSQTYQEILKPDIMAPGVLILGAYSPIGPGSQVGDKFFLSTDYALVSGTSMAAPHISGVAALLKAAHPEWSPAAIQSAMMTTANHLDATKQPIKQAGFNPPSDASPLGIGSGQVDPNRALDPGLVYDHTAQDLADLVCSMNFSREQIRAIIRSSYNCSRPSPDLNYPSFIALYNFDQRGVTLTRRFKRTVTNVGSGAATYRMKLEKPENTTVTVSRRTLVFKKKYEKQRYSLSIRYTGDIETGVRHGSLTWIEETGKYVVRSPIVISGGVDNYG